One region of Sporohalobacter salinus genomic DNA includes:
- a CDS encoding aldehyde ferredoxin oxidoreductase family protein yields MKIYRVNMTEGKVTTEDVKEDYAALGGRGLTSQIIADEVKPNCNPIGAKNKLVIAPGLLSGTNAPSSGRLSVGTKSPLTGGIKESNAGGTAAQKLAKLGVKAIVVEGKPKDGKFYTMMVNKNGVKLEDSSADLLGKGNYEVMEKMQKELGEDVSVMSIGQAGEYKLQSASIAVSDPEGRPTRHCGRGGTGAVMGSKGLKTIVIDDTDAPGVSIVDKDAFKKSARALAKALLDHPVCGEGLPEYGTSILINILNESGGLPTQNFRRGRFEGADEISGETIAEVINERGGNTTHACHPGCVMRCSQIYNDKDGNYLTGGFEYETIWGFGANSEVDDIDAIAKMDRICDDVGVDTIEMATTIGVAMEAGVIEFGDAEGAIDLLKEIGKGTPIGRIIGNGTGFTAKAFGVTRVPVVKNQGIPAYDPRAVKGVGVTYATSTMGADHTAGYAVTSNILDIGGTVDPLDKEGQIDLSRDLQIATAAVDSTGLCVFAAFAILDNDEALPAVVDMLNAQYGLELEVGDVTELGKSILKVERDFNTRAGFDNTDDRLPDFFVEEECSPYDVKFDITDKELDEVYDF; encoded by the coding sequence GGCTTACATCTCAAATTATTGCAGATGAGGTGAAGCCAAATTGTAATCCAATAGGAGCCAAGAATAAATTAGTAATTGCTCCTGGATTATTATCTGGAACTAATGCACCGAGCTCTGGTCGATTATCTGTTGGGACTAAAAGCCCACTAACGGGTGGAATTAAAGAATCTAATGCTGGTGGTACTGCAGCTCAAAAGTTGGCTAAATTAGGTGTGAAAGCTATTGTGGTTGAAGGTAAACCTAAAGATGGGAAGTTTTACACTATGATGGTGAATAAGAATGGGGTCAAGTTAGAAGATTCATCGGCTGATTTATTAGGTAAAGGCAATTATGAAGTGATGGAAAAGATGCAAAAAGAATTAGGAGAAGATGTTTCTGTAATGTCTATTGGTCAGGCTGGTGAGTATAAGCTACAGTCTGCTTCTATTGCGGTGTCTGACCCTGAAGGTCGTCCTACTCGACATTGTGGACGTGGTGGTACTGGTGCTGTAATGGGTTCTAAAGGACTTAAAACAATAGTAATTGATGATACTGATGCTCCAGGAGTTTCTATAGTTGATAAGGATGCTTTCAAAAAATCTGCTCGTGCGTTAGCTAAAGCTTTATTAGATCATCCAGTATGTGGAGAGGGATTACCGGAGTATGGAACATCAATTTTAATTAATATTTTAAATGAATCCGGTGGATTACCAACTCAAAACTTTCGGAGGGGAAGATTTGAAGGAGCAGATGAGATTAGTGGTGAAACAATAGCTGAAGTTATTAATGAGCGTGGGGGCAATACGACTCATGCTTGTCATCCAGGTTGTGTTATGAGATGTTCTCAGATTTATAATGATAAAGATGGTAATTATTTAACTGGTGGTTTTGAATATGAAACAATTTGGGGCTTTGGTGCTAATTCTGAAGTTGATGATATAGATGCTATTGCTAAGATGGATCGTATTTGTGATGATGTTGGAGTAGATACTATTGAAATGGCTACTACTATAGGTGTTGCTATGGAAGCAGGTGTTATTGAGTTTGGTGATGCTGAGGGAGCAATTGATCTTTTAAAAGAAATAGGTAAAGGTACACCTATTGGTAGAATTATTGGAAATGGGACTGGATTTACTGCTAAAGCCTTTGGTGTTACTCGGGTTCCAGTAGTTAAGAATCAAGGTATTCCAGCTTATGACCCACGTGCTGTTAAAGGTGTAGGTGTAACTTATGCAACGAGTACCATGGGAGCAGATCATACAGCTGGTTATGCTGTAACATCTAATATTCTTGATATTGGTGGTACTGTAGATCCATTAGATAAAGAAGGGCAAATTGATTTGTCGAGAGATCTACAGATAGCTACTGCTGCAGTAGATAGTACAGGGCTTTGCGTTTTTGCTGCATTTGCAATTTTAGATAATGACGAAGCTTTACCGGCTGTAGTAGATATGCTTAATGCACAGTATGGTTTAGAATTAGAGGTTGGTGATGTTACTGAATTAGGTAAATCTATTCTTAAAGTTGAAAGAGATTTCAATACTAGAGCTGGTTTTGATAATACTGATGATCGGTTACCTGATTTCTTTGTAGAAGAAGAGTGCTCACCTTATGATGTTAAATTTGATATAACTGATAAGGAACTTGATGAAGTTTATGACTTCTAG
- a CDS encoding MoaD/ThiS family protein — MEVTVRLFATLKDLLPEDKKKISIELEAGSTVNEVIEYFEIPQEKPLIIKVNGRHGSKSTILEDRDRVGIFPPVGGG, encoded by the coding sequence ATGGAAGTAACAGTAAGATTATTTGCTACCTTAAAAGATTTGCTGCCAGAGGATAAGAAAAAGATTTCGATAGAGTTAGAAGCAGGTAGTACAGTTAATGAGGTAATTGAATATTTTGAGATTCCTCAGGAAAAACCTTTGATTATTAAAGTTAATGGAAGACATGGGTCGAAAAGTACAATATTAGAAGATAGGGATAGAGTTGGTATCTTTCCTCCAGTAGGGGGAGGATAA
- a CDS encoding HesA/MoeB/ThiF family protein codes for MDFLQRQKLMFSKEELKEISGLTVLIAGAGGLGTHQVIELQRAGVKKIYLIDSDKIEISNLNRQVLYGRDDIGEFKAIKAKEILDDFKLGTKIVAITKRVTEDTEIPSDVDLIFDALDNFESRYELEKLAAKYKLPLIHGGVSSWYGQITTIIPDKTSSLKEIIGSEQSKAKEIPVFSPVVSVIASLQVIEGFKVILNKEDTLINKLLIIDLSDYSLSEIEI; via the coding sequence ATGGATTTCTTACAAAGACAGAAATTAATGTTTAGTAAAGAAGAATTAAAAGAAATTTCTGGATTAACTGTTTTAATAGCTGGAGCAGGAGGATTAGGAACTCATCAAGTTATAGAATTACAGAGAGCTGGGGTTAAAAAAATATATTTAATAGATTCTGATAAAATTGAAATATCTAATTTAAATCGTCAAGTTTTATATGGAAGAGATGATATAGGAGAATTTAAGGCAATTAAGGCTAAAGAAATTCTCGATGATTTTAAATTAGGAACGAAAATTGTAGCTATTACTAAAAGAGTTACTGAAGATACAGAAATTCCTTCAGATGTTGATTTGATTTTTGATGCCTTGGATAATTTTGAAAGCAGATATGAATTAGAAAAGTTAGCTGCTAAATATAAATTGCCGTTGATTCATGGTGGAGTTAGTTCTTGGTATGGTCAAATAACAACTATTATACCTGATAAAACTTCTAGCTTAAAGGAAATAATTGGCTCGGAACAATCTAAGGCTAAGGAAATTCCAGTTTTTTCACCAGTAGTTTCCGTTATTGCATCTTTACAAGTTATTGAAGGATTTAAGGTTATATTAAATAAAGAAGATACATTAATAAATAAGTTATTAATAATTGATTTAAGTGATTATTCTTTAAGTGAAATTGAGATATAG
- a CDS encoding NAD-binding protein — MMDRLIPTEDKELAVKLEEKLKEKGIEIKTNTQVKEVSGKKKKIKSLFSFEICFYPNTTKLKQN, encoded by the coding sequence ATGATGGATAGGCTAATTCCTACAGAAGATAAGGAGTTAGCAGTTAAATTAGAAGAAAAACTTAAAGAAAAGGGAATTGAAATCAAAACTAATACTCAAGTGAAAGAAGTTAGCGGTAAAAAGAAAAAAATCAAAAGTTTATTTTCTTTTGAAATTTGTTTTTATCCAAATACAACCAAACTTAAACAGAACTAA
- a CDS encoding triose-phosphate isomerase: MDKIYLGTNWKMHKTINETELYLKELNKNLNNIDFNKIKLFVIPPYTSLNKARKELVDSNILLGAQNMHWKREGAYTGEISPLMLDEIGVDIVELGHSERRQYYNENNIDINKKAKTALDFNFTPLICVGENYEAKKYGISEEMIRKQLKIIFNNIKREEAKKLLIAYEPVWAIGEKGEPAKPEYAEKIHILIRSYLEEKYDNMTSKNIPLIYGGSVNNENALKFLTRTNIDGLFIGRAAWDVESFLNIIHKINFFKYNS, from the coding sequence ATGGATAAAATATATTTAGGTACAAATTGGAAGATGCATAAAACAATTAATGAAACAGAATTATATTTAAAAGAATTAAATAAAAATTTAAATAATATTGATTTTAATAAAATTAAGTTATTTGTAATTCCTCCTTATACTTCTTTAAATAAAGCGAGAAAAGAATTAGTAGATAGTAATATATTATTGGGAGCACAGAATATGCATTGGAAAAGAGAGGGAGCCTATACAGGAGAGATTTCTCCGTTAATGTTAGATGAAATAGGAGTAGATATTGTTGAACTTGGCCATTCTGAGCGACGGCAATATTATAATGAAAATAATATAGACATAAATAAAAAGGCTAAAACTGCATTAGATTTTAATTTTACTCCTTTAATCTGTGTGGGAGAAAACTATGAAGCAAAAAAATATGGAATTAGCGAAGAAATGATAAGAAAACAATTAAAAATTATTTTTAATAATATAAAAAGAGAGGAAGCAAAAAAACTTTTAATAGCTTATGAACCAGTATGGGCAATAGGAGAAAAAGGAGAACCAGCCAAACCAGAATACGCAGAGAAAATTCATATATTAATAAGAAGCTATCTTGAAGAAAAATATGATAATATGACTTCTAAAAATATCCCACTCATTTATGGAGGTAGTGTAAATAACGAAAATGCTCTTAAATTTTTAACTAGAACTAATATAGATGGTTTGTTTATAGGAAGAGCTGCTTGGGATGTAGAATCCTTTTTAAATATAATTCATAAAATAAACTTCTTTAAGTATAATTCATAA
- a CDS encoding phosphoenolpyruvate hydrolase family protein, with the protein MATRYTADEIVERLRSEIKDRRPLFMPNCGMGLSGKLQEKGGSDLICVSPTSWWRLRGQGSLAAFLPFSDINELVFEMAREITATVDEVPLISLSGPHNPLLGHREHLKRLWEAGISGINPFISKIYDESFCEQISNIDMGWENEVEIVKVANEMNMFSFAYAFNPEEAEILTEAGADVIASHCGATRGGLKGAKTGLSLEEAAELSQEIFDAAKKVNEDVILFAHGGPIEGPKEVEYIFQHTNAHGFTGGSAAERIPIEESIYNVTKEYKNVPME; encoded by the coding sequence ATGGCAACGCGTTATACTGCTGATGAAATTGTAGAAAGATTGAGATCTGAGATTAAGGATAGACGTCCTTTGTTTATGCCTAATTGTGGTATGGGGTTATCAGGTAAACTACAGGAAAAGGGAGGTTCTGATCTTATTTGCGTTTCCCCGACTAGCTGGTGGCGCTTGCGAGGCCAGGGGTCATTAGCAGCTTTTTTACCTTTTAGTGATATTAATGAATTAGTTTTTGAAATGGCTAGAGAAATAACTGCAACAGTGGATGAAGTTCCTCTAATTTCGCTTTCAGGCCCTCATAATCCTTTATTAGGTCATCGAGAACATCTTAAGCGATTGTGGGAGGCAGGGATTTCAGGAATTAATCCGTTTATAAGTAAGATTTATGATGAGAGTTTTTGTGAGCAGATTAGTAATATTGATATGGGCTGGGAAAATGAAGTTGAGATTGTGAAGGTAGCTAATGAAATGAACATGTTTTCATTTGCTTATGCTTTTAATCCTGAAGAAGCAGAGATATTAACTGAAGCAGGTGCAGATGTTATTGCTTCGCATTGTGGAGCAACGCGGGGAGGACTTAAAGGAGCAAAAACTGGTTTATCTTTGGAAGAAGCAGCAGAGTTAAGTCAGGAAATTTTTGATGCAGCTAAAAAAGTAAATGAAGATGTCATACTGTTTGCTCATGGAGGACCAATAGAAGGGCCTAAAGAGGTAGAGTATATCTTTCAACATACTAATGCTCATGGATTTACAGGGGGATCTGCGGCAGAAAGGATACCAATCGAAGAATCTATTTATAATGTGACTAAAGAATACAAGAATGTTCCCATGGAATAG